Proteins found in one Massilia sp. H6 genomic segment:
- a CDS encoding ABC transporter substrate-binding protein, with protein MTLRLAVAALLLSLLCAGSVSAQPQEKVLRMFLSNSETGLDPASASDNATLSLLENLFDPLLRYDYLARPALLRANTALAMPEISADGLTYTFRLRPGIYFTPDPAFKGSKREMTAQDYVYSIKRLYDPALKSPWAYMFEGKLAGDEALRKNFNIDTPIAGLQAPQRYLLRIRLTAPDNNFLFYLATPATGVVAREVIEAYPGQAGNHPVGTGPFMVKQWKRSDRITLLANPYSSAVFQGTPGSNPEDQVIAAALNGKRLPRVDRVEVRIAEEFQGRMLGFLNAEYDYLEQIPESMTGMVVADGQLKPALAARGIVLSRFPVLQTYYMWMNMTDPVVGGYGMDKLALRRAIALAYNNAEDIALLKKGFAIKAESPLPPNVLGYDPDYRSPVPYDPLLANALLDRHGYTRRDPDGFRRTPDNRPLTLTMHSEATVGGRLRDEFWRKCLTAIGLRIVFKSDKKTEIIKASRLGTVQMFESNWIADFPDGDNFYQLLYGPNAGRANYARFDLPAYNQRYEQARLLRHGPQRQQLYFEMNQLIHAWNPWVPLTHVLSGDLRHPWLKNYKRHPVELTQWRYLDVDVALRARSVGAGR; from the coding sequence ATGACACTTCGCCTGGCCGTCGCGGCCCTCCTGTTGTCCCTGCTGTGCGCCGGCAGCGTGAGCGCGCAGCCGCAGGAAAAAGTCCTGCGCATGTTCCTGTCCAACAGCGAAACCGGCCTCGATCCGGCATCGGCATCCGACAATGCGACGCTCTCGCTGCTGGAAAACCTGTTCGACCCGCTGCTGCGCTACGACTACCTGGCGCGGCCGGCCCTGCTGCGCGCCAACACGGCGCTTGCCATGCCCGAGATCAGCGCCGATGGCTTGACCTACACCTTCCGCCTGCGCCCTGGCATCTATTTCACGCCCGACCCGGCTTTCAAGGGGAGCAAACGCGAGATGACGGCGCAAGATTACGTCTACAGCATCAAGCGCCTGTACGACCCGGCGCTGAAGTCGCCCTGGGCCTATATGTTCGAGGGCAAGCTGGCCGGCGACGAGGCGCTGCGCAAGAATTTCAACATCGATACGCCCATTGCCGGCCTGCAGGCGCCGCAGCGCTACCTGCTGCGCATCCGCTTGACCGCCCCGGACAACAATTTCTTGTTCTATCTGGCTACGCCGGCCACCGGCGTGGTGGCGCGCGAAGTGATCGAGGCCTATCCCGGCCAGGCCGGCAACCATCCAGTCGGTACCGGCCCGTTCATGGTCAAGCAGTGGAAACGCAGCGACCGTATCACCTTGCTGGCCAATCCGTATTCGAGTGCCGTGTTCCAGGGCACGCCAGGTTCCAACCCCGAGGACCAGGTCATCGCGGCGGCCTTGAACGGCAAGCGCCTGCCGCGCGTGGACCGGGTCGAGGTGCGCATCGCCGAGGAATTCCAGGGCCGCATGCTGGGCTTTTTGAATGCCGAATACGATTACCTCGAGCAGATTCCCGAGTCGATGACCGGCATGGTGGTGGCCGATGGCCAGCTCAAACCGGCGCTGGCGGCGCGCGGCATCGTGCTGTCGCGCTTCCCGGTGCTGCAGACCTATTACATGTGGATGAACATGACCGACCCGGTGGTGGGCGGCTATGGCATGGACAAGCTGGCGCTGCGCCGTGCGATCGCGCTGGCCTACAACAATGCCGAGGACATCGCGCTGCTCAAGAAGGGATTCGCGATCAAGGCCGAGTCGCCGCTGCCGCCGAACGTGCTCGGTTACGACCCGGATTACCGCAGCCCGGTGCCATACGATCCCCTGCTTGCCAACGCACTGCTCGACCGTCACGGCTATACCCGGCGCGACCCGGATGGATTCAGGCGCACGCCGGATAACCGCCCGCTGACGCTCACCATGCATAGCGAAGCGACCGTGGGCGGGCGCCTGCGCGACGAGTTCTGGCGCAAATGCCTGACCGCGATCGGCCTGCGCATCGTATTTAAATCGGACAAGAAGACCGAGATCATCAAGGCGTCGCGCCTGGGCACGGTCCAGATGTTCGAAAGTAACTGGATTGCCGACTTTCCCGACGGTGACAATTTCTACCAGCTGCTCTATGGCCCGAATGCCGGCCGCGCCAATTACGCACGGTTCGACCTGCCGGCCTACAACCAGCGCTACGAACAGGCGCGCCTGCTGCGCCATGGCCCGCAGCGCCAGCAACTGTATTTCGAGATGAACCAGCTGATCCACGCGTGGAATCCCTGGGTACCCTTGACCCACGTGCTGTCGGGCGACCTGCGTCACCCGTGGTTGAAAAACTACAAACGTCATCCGGTTGAATTGACGCAGTGGCGTTACCTCGATGTCGATGTTGCGCTAAGAGCACGCTCTGTCGGGGCTGGGCGCTAG
- a CDS encoding TonB-dependent receptor domain-containing protein: MKLKKLAHLIAVIGVVSPAMAQDLPINGKIERVEITGSSIKRIAKEGALPVEIISRKQLEDQGIVTAEQLIATLNVNGNGSDNLASNADVTSGAQRGNNGASSANLRGQGADSTLVLLNGRRVATHGMKGSAVDLNSIPMAAVERVEILKDGASAIYGTDAIGGVINFILRKNYKGLEAQAFTDIAQESGGEIGRASLTGGWGDLDTNGWNVLATVSHSQNKALRGDQRDFVNTFQPNRGVSVDTRGAPHANVFATGLAPTLLSRTSTGPTIPGGGTTAYSGISILDLPGGAGCASIDGMGPYDEKLWSSASAAFGCAWDTGRAAVLQQPVKNSNALARATFQSGEHQMYIEGVGSNVEVAKRFSPNQISPSGATFGPSSFYPRTGAAYDTVYNALVKVFPSVAANYGLPIAYRWRCIDCGNREIVTETKAARLLVGADGPLALFGKRFDYRVGASRAYSESESRLGTGYNYTVALANALGTGKINPFLLPGQTQSQEAIDLIKSTSAAGVTLYGGKTILSQVDAALSGELFALPAGMVMGAIGTDLRREEYKFNGDQRAAAARPAILNAPFDDANSLNDVHRDIKAVYAELLVPIIKDLDITLAVRRDHYSGIGATTNPKVSFRYQPIPQMLFRGSYNEGFRAPSFNQLFNGVTESPYAGKDLVDPARCPGGLVDAAKPGCESITPTILTGGKSNLGPETAKQGTVGIVIEPFSGFSANADLWEVRKENTIFSFPVSTMVANYNLFEEQFIRDASGKITSIDQRWVNAGERITRGLEVGARLNGKFSTGSQWGLGMDGSRLLEKKSRATTNSPFGASEVGRFIFTGDLGLKWKHSAYATYKYGNWSGMLQNIYRAGYTDQVLPGVANGLVKPSNYNPKVDAYSIFNLTATYVGFKNVSLTAGIKNMLDEDPPFAITYDSNTGAGSSWEPRVADPRGRSFTLMATYKFF, translated from the coding sequence GTGAAGTTAAAGAAGCTTGCCCATTTGATCGCCGTCATCGGTGTTGTCAGCCCCGCAATGGCCCAGGACCTGCCCATCAACGGCAAGATCGAGCGTGTCGAGATCACCGGCAGTAGCATCAAGCGCATCGCCAAGGAAGGCGCGCTGCCGGTCGAGATCATCTCGCGCAAGCAGCTCGAAGACCAGGGCATCGTCACCGCCGAGCAGCTGATCGCCACCCTCAACGTCAACGGCAACGGTTCGGACAACCTGGCCTCGAACGCCGACGTCACTTCTGGCGCCCAGCGCGGCAACAACGGCGCCTCGTCGGCCAACCTGCGCGGCCAGGGCGCGGATTCGACCCTGGTGCTGCTCAATGGCCGCCGGGTGGCGACCCATGGCATGAAGGGCTCGGCAGTCGACCTGAACTCGATCCCGATGGCAGCGGTGGAACGCGTCGAGATACTCAAGGACGGCGCATCCGCGATCTACGGCACCGACGCCATCGGCGGCGTGATCAACTTCATCCTGCGCAAGAACTACAAGGGCCTGGAAGCCCAGGCGTTTACCGACATCGCCCAGGAAAGCGGCGGCGAAATCGGCCGCGCATCGCTTACCGGCGGCTGGGGCGACCTCGATACCAATGGCTGGAACGTGCTGGCCACCGTGTCGCACAGCCAGAACAAGGCCCTGCGCGGCGACCAGCGCGACTTCGTCAACACCTTCCAGCCGAACCGTGGCGTGTCGGTCGATACCCGCGGCGCCCCGCATGCCAACGTGTTCGCCACCGGCCTGGCCCCGACCCTGCTGTCGCGCACCAGCACCGGCCCGACCATTCCCGGCGGCGGCACCACCGCCTACAGCGGTATCAGCATTCTCGACCTGCCGGGCGGCGCCGGCTGTGCCAGCATCGACGGCATGGGCCCCTACGACGAGAAGCTGTGGAGCAGCGCCAGCGCCGCTTTCGGCTGCGCCTGGGACACCGGTCGCGCCGCCGTGCTGCAGCAACCGGTCAAGAACAGCAATGCGCTGGCGCGCGCCACCTTCCAGTCGGGCGAGCACCAGATGTACATTGAAGGCGTCGGCTCGAACGTCGAAGTGGCCAAGCGCTTCTCGCCCAACCAGATCTCGCCATCGGGCGCGACCTTCGGTCCGAGCTCGTTCTATCCGCGCACCGGCGCCGCCTACGACACCGTGTATAACGCGCTGGTGAAGGTATTCCCGAGCGTGGCGGCCAACTACGGCCTGCCGATCGCCTACCGCTGGCGTTGTATCGACTGCGGTAACCGTGAAATCGTCACCGAGACCAAGGCAGCACGCCTGCTGGTCGGCGCCGACGGTCCGCTGGCCCTGTTCGGCAAGCGTTTCGACTACCGCGTCGGCGCTTCGCGCGCCTACAGCGAATCGGAATCGCGCCTGGGCACCGGCTACAACTACACCGTGGCGCTGGCTAACGCGCTGGGCACTGGCAAGATCAATCCCTTCCTGCTGCCAGGCCAGACCCAGTCGCAGGAAGCAATCGACCTGATCAAGAGTACCTCGGCGGCCGGCGTCACGCTGTACGGCGGCAAGACTATCCTGAGCCAGGTCGATGCCGCACTGTCGGGCGAGCTGTTCGCGCTACCGGCCGGCATGGTGATGGGCGCCATCGGCACCGACCTGCGCCGCGAAGAGTACAAATTCAACGGCGATCAGCGCGCCGCTGCTGCCCGTCCGGCAATTCTGAATGCGCCGTTCGACGACGCCAATTCGCTCAATGACGTACACCGCGATATCAAGGCGGTGTATGCCGAATTGCTGGTTCCGATCATCAAGGACCTGGACATCACGCTGGCCGTGCGGCGCGACCACTACAGTGGCATTGGCGCGACCACCAACCCGAAAGTCTCGTTCCGCTACCAGCCGATCCCGCAAATGCTGTTCCGTGGCTCGTACAACGAAGGCTTCCGCGCACCGTCGTTCAATCAACTCTTCAATGGTGTGACCGAGTCGCCGTACGCGGGCAAGGACCTGGTCGACCCGGCCAGGTGCCCGGGCGGTCTGGTCGATGCTGCCAAGCCGGGCTGCGAATCGATCACCCCGACCATCCTCACCGGTGGCAAGTCCAACCTGGGCCCCGAGACTGCGAAGCAGGGCACGGTCGGCATCGTGATCGAGCCCTTCAGCGGCTTCTCGGCCAACGCCGACCTGTGGGAAGTGCGCAAGGAAAACACCATCTTCTCGTTCCCGGTCTCGACGATGGTGGCGAACTACAATCTGTTCGAAGAACAGTTCATCCGCGACGCCTCGGGCAAGATCACCAGCATCGACCAGCGCTGGGTCAATGCCGGCGAGCGCATCACGCGCGGCCTGGAAGTGGGTGCGCGCCTGAACGGCAAGTTCAGCACCGGTTCGCAGTGGGGCCTGGGCATGGACGGTTCGCGCCTGCTGGAGAAGAAATCGCGCGCCACCACCAACTCGCCGTTCGGCGCGAGCGAAGTGGGCCGCTTCATCTTCACCGGTGACCTGGGCCTGAAATGGAAGCACAGCGCCTACGCGACCTACAAGTACGGTAACTGGAGCGGCATGCTGCAGAACATCTACCGTGCGGGCTACACCGACCAGGTGCTGCCGGGCGTGGCCAATGGCCTGGTCAAGCCGTCGAACTACAACCCGAAAGTCGATGCGTATTCGATCTTCAACCTGACGGCGACCTATGTCGGCTTCAAGAACGTGTCGCTGACCGCAGGTATCAAGAACATGCTCGACGAAGATCCACCGTTCGCGATCACCTACGACAGCAACACCGGCGCCGGCAGCTCGTGGGAGCCACGCGTGGCCGACCCGCGTGGCCGCTCGTTCACCCTGATGGCGACTTACAAGTTCTTCTAA
- a CDS encoding N-acetylglucosamine kinase — protein MPNSDQQHDGLGLGIDAGGTQTRWALAAPGGRIVAEGVAPGLTALQMGSAEGRDSVHAAFAGIARAVLAQGRPLAVRAGLTGFGGDGEQLRQWLGSLLGLAPAAIIISNDIDIAYLASFKPGEGYLVYSGTGSIGAFIDDQGGFHRAGGRGVVLDDGGGGFWIAREALRHIWRLEDERPGAWRDSPMAHAVFQHVGGADWSFSRQFIYGRERGEVGKLAIAVAATAERDPAAAAILREAGTELARLALALIGRFGPRPVALAGRAAELHPAIVETMRAALPPDTTLSQTGLRAHYAAARLAATPTR, from the coding sequence ATGCCTAACTCGGATCAGCAACACGATGGCCTCGGCCTCGGCATCGATGCCGGCGGCACCCAAACTCGCTGGGCGCTGGCGGCGCCGGGCGGACGCATCGTCGCCGAGGGCGTCGCCCCCGGCCTGACGGCCTTGCAGATGGGCAGCGCCGAAGGGCGCGATTCGGTGCACGCGGCCTTCGCCGGCATCGCGCGCGCGGTACTGGCCCAGGGCCGCCCGCTGGCGGTGCGCGCCGGCCTGACCGGCTTCGGCGGCGACGGCGAACAGCTCCGGCAGTGGCTGGGCAGCCTGCTCGGTCTGGCGCCGGCGGCGATCATCATCAGCAACGACATCGACATCGCCTATCTCGCCAGCTTCAAGCCGGGCGAGGGCTATCTGGTGTATTCGGGTACCGGCTCGATCGGCGCCTTCATCGACGACCAGGGCGGCTTTCATCGCGCCGGCGGACGCGGCGTGGTGCTCGACGACGGCGGTGGCGGCTTCTGGATCGCGCGCGAAGCGCTGCGCCATATCTGGCGCCTGGAAGACGAACGCCCCGGCGCCTGGCGCGACTCGCCCATGGCGCATGCCGTGTTCCAGCACGTGGGCGGTGCGGACTGGTCGTTCTCGCGCCAGTTCATCTATGGCCGCGAACGTGGCGAGGTCGGCAAGCTGGCGATCGCAGTGGCCGCGACCGCCGAGCGCGATCCGGCCGCCGCTGCTATCCTGCGCGAAGCCGGCACCGAGCTGGCACGCCTGGCGCTGGCATTGATCGGGCGTTTCGGCCCGCGCCCGGTGGCGCTGGCCGGCCGCGCCGCCGAGCTGCACCCAGCCATCGTCGAGACCATGCGCGCGGCGCTGCCGCCTGATACCACGCTGAGCCAGACCGGTCTGCGCGCCCATTACGCGGCGGCCAGGCTGGCGGCCACACCCACCCGATAA
- a CDS encoding nucleoside recognition domain-containing protein, which produces MALNYIWSGFFLVGFIAALAQWLFLGDNEIFKRVIDGTFSSAKMAVMDIALPLAGVMTLWLGIMNVGEKAGAINLFARIIGPFFSRIFPEVPKDHPANGHMVMNFSANMLGLDNAATPFGLKAMESLQTLNPRKEEASNAQIMFLVIQTSGLTVIPLAIMAQRAILGAANPADVFIPTLIATYCSTMTGIIAVSLRQRINLLHPVVFGWIGGMTAAIAALVWYFTVFLDKTQIELVSVVAANLILFSIIAAFMVAALAQKVNVYEAFIEGAKGGIETSIKIIPYLVGMLVAISVVRNSGILGIIVSGFSWVFTQLGMPTDFVGALPTALMKPLSGSGSRAMMIDAMTTYGVDSFVGRLASIMQGAADTTFYIVALYFGSVGIRKTRYAIGYGLLADLAGVVGAIFVAYLFFG; this is translated from the coding sequence ATGGCACTCAATTACATCTGGTCCGGTTTTTTCCTCGTCGGCTTCATCGCGGCTCTCGCGCAGTGGCTGTTTTTGGGTGATAACGAAATCTTCAAGCGCGTCATCGACGGCACTTTTTCGTCGGCCAAGATGGCGGTGATGGACATCGCCCTGCCCCTGGCTGGCGTCATGACGCTGTGGCTGGGCATCATGAACGTGGGCGAAAAGGCCGGCGCCATCAACCTGTTTGCCCGCATCATCGGCCCCTTCTTTTCGCGCATCTTCCCTGAAGTACCCAAGGACCATCCGGCCAACGGCCACATGGTGATGAACTTCTCCGCCAACATGCTGGGCCTGGACAACGCGGCCACCCCCTTCGGCCTGAAGGCGATGGAAAGCCTGCAAACGCTCAACCCGCGCAAGGAAGAAGCCAGCAACGCCCAGATCATGTTCCTGGTGATCCAGACCTCGGGCCTGACCGTCATTCCGCTGGCGATCATGGCGCAGCGTGCGATCCTGGGCGCGGCCAACCCGGCCGACGTCTTCATCCCGACCCTGATCGCCACCTACTGCTCGACCATGACCGGCATCATCGCGGTGAGCCTGCGCCAGCGCATCAACCTGCTCCACCCGGTGGTGTTCGGCTGGATCGGCGGCATGACCGCGGCCATCGCCGCGCTGGTCTGGTATTTCACGGTATTCCTGGACAAGACCCAGATCGAACTGGTGTCGGTGGTCGCGGCCAACCTGATCCTGTTCTCGATCATCGCCGCCTTCATGGTCGCCGCGCTGGCGCAGAAAGTGAACGTGTACGAAGCCTTCATCGAAGGCGCCAAGGGCGGCATCGAGACCTCGATCAAGATCATTCCCTACCTGGTCGGCATGCTGGTCGCGATCAGCGTGGTACGCAATTCGGGCATCCTGGGCATCATCGTCAGCGGTTTTTCCTGGGTCTTCACCCAGCTCGGCATGCCGACCGACTTCGTCGGCGCGCTGCCGACGGCGCTCATGAAACCGCTGTCGGGCAGCGGCTCGCGCGCCATGATGATCGATGCCATGACCACCTATGGCGTCGATTCCTTCGTCGGCCGCCTGGCCAGCATCATGCAGGGCGCCGCCGATACCACCTTCTATATCGTGGCGCTGTATTTCGGCTCGGTTGGCATCCGCAAGACCCGCTATGCGATCGGCTACGGCCTGCTGGCCGACCTGGCCGGTGTCGTCGGCGCCATCTTTGTCGCCTACCTTTTCTTCGGTTAA
- a CDS encoding M15 family metallopeptidase — translation MSIDGKPGVASEDVAGSPEFRHLASIAGIAVDLRYASANNFVGRDLYSPFDCAWLHRDAAAALEQVVTWLARERPGATALVLDALRPQRVQQQLWDTLAGTGLQMYLADPVRGSIHSYGMALDITLLDEAGLELDMGTGFDDMTELSHPALEEGFVLAGRLTAQQMANRRLLRAAMLQAGFLGIRTEWWHFDCGDRELVRSTYRRVL, via the coding sequence ATGAGCATCGACGGAAAACCGGGCGTGGCCAGCGAAGACGTCGCCGGCAGTCCCGAATTTCGCCACCTGGCCAGCATCGCCGGGATCGCGGTCGACCTGCGCTATGCCAGCGCCAACAATTTCGTCGGGCGCGACCTGTACTCGCCTTTTGATTGCGCCTGGCTGCACCGCGACGCCGCCGCCGCGCTCGAGCAGGTCGTGACCTGGCTGGCGCGCGAACGTCCCGGCGCCACCGCGCTGGTGCTCGACGCGCTGCGCCCGCAGCGGGTGCAGCAACAGTTGTGGGACACCCTGGCCGGTACCGGCCTGCAGATGTACCTGGCCGACCCGGTGCGCGGCTCGATCCATTCGTATGGCATGGCGCTCGACATCACCCTGCTCGATGAAGCGGGCCTGGAGCTCGACATGGGCACCGGCTTCGACGACATGACCGAACTGTCGCATCCGGCGCTCGAAGAAGGTTTCGTGCTCGCCGGCCGGCTGACGGCGCAGCAGATGGCCAACCGCCGTCTGCTGCGCGCAGCGATGCTGCAGGCGGGCTTCCTCGGCATCCGCACCGAGTGGTGGCATTTCGATTGCGGCGACCGCGAGCTGGTGCGCTCGACCTACCGCCGGGTGCTTTGA
- a CDS encoding LysR family transcriptional regulator has protein sequence MRLRHIEVFHAIMQVGTISGAAQVLHISQPAVTKVLQHAELQLGMPLFERVRGKLYPKPEAHRLFVETEKLNRDLQGIRRLAASLKGRAVETVRLVSTPTIAISMLPQAMSAWRRDFPSARCELSTHHTSEIVNALRLGEADLALSLQDPRHPGIVAEPIAHGNLTVMAPAGTWTEAQLALPFGAEGLVGELIGLKDGDPLGEIVVAACEAQGVQPVYHTVVQTYQIARSLVEAGAGMAVLDPFTAASATPGKVQCRAWTPAIPVHLYLLSASHSPLSHGARELANCIGATARACLDQGGA, from the coding sequence ATGCGCCTGCGTCATATCGAAGTTTTCCACGCCATCATGCAGGTCGGTACCATCAGCGGCGCCGCCCAGGTGCTCCACATCTCGCAGCCTGCAGTAACCAAGGTTCTGCAACACGCCGAGCTGCAGCTGGGGATGCCGCTGTTCGAGCGCGTGCGCGGCAAGCTCTATCCAAAGCCGGAGGCGCACCGCCTGTTCGTGGAAACCGAAAAGCTCAACCGCGACCTGCAGGGCATTCGCCGCCTGGCTGCCAGCCTCAAGGGCCGTGCGGTGGAAACCGTGCGCCTGGTATCGACGCCCACCATTGCCATCAGCATGCTGCCGCAGGCGATGTCGGCGTGGCGCCGCGACTTTCCGAGTGCGCGCTGCGAGCTGTCCACCCACCATACCAGCGAGATCGTCAACGCGCTGCGCCTGGGCGAAGCCGATCTGGCGCTGTCGTTGCAAGACCCGCGCCACCCCGGCATCGTGGCCGAACCGATCGCTCACGGCAACCTCACCGTGATGGCGCCAGCCGGCACCTGGACCGAAGCACAACTGGCCCTGCCGTTCGGGGCCGAAGGCCTGGTCGGTGAACTCATCGGGCTCAAAGATGGTGATCCGCTCGGCGAAATCGTGGTCGCGGCCTGCGAAGCGCAGGGCGTGCAGCCGGTCTACCACACCGTGGTGCAGACCTACCAGATTGCCCGCTCGCTGGTGGAAGCCGGCGCCGGCATGGCCGTGCTCGACCCGTTCACCGCGGCCTCGGCCACGCCCGGCAAGGTGCAGTGCCGCGCATGGACGCCGGCGATCCCGGTGCACCTGTATCTGCTCAGCGCCAGCCATTCCCCCTTGTCGCACGGGGCGCGCGAGCTGGCCAACTGTATCGGCGCGACCGCGCGCGCCTGCCTCGACCAGGGTGGTGCATGA
- the dacB gene encoding D-alanyl-D-alanine carboxypeptidase/D-alanyl-D-alanine-endopeptidase, whose translation MFRRIALATVLVAVFGGAHAQLPAPVAQVMAQQGLPQDALGVLVLNGDAVVLSHRAAQPMQPASTMKLVTTLASLERLGPAFRGRTELRTTGGIDGGVLRGNLILKGGADADLAGDDLEHMLRALHYQGIRRIEGDLVLDRQLFQPARMDVGVSPFDESPEAYYNVIPDALLVNKNMLQIDMRSTGKRLALAMQPALDRVSIGAEMTLVDADCSAWEDGWKLPQAVRQKDGRIKVVLHGTFPKDCARSYSINVLDRDDYIDRLFRQKWKELGGTFSGKVVGGVTPPGSTLLAEHTSRMLPELVRDTNKLSDNLLARTLFLSLGSLLPDPAAGSFAIPANAANGETTAARADAAVREWMRGHRVDDTGFVIENGSGLSRLERITAQQMATLLQAGLRSTWAPEFQASMPIAAIDGTLRRRLHGSAAAGRARLKTGTLRNVVALAGYVPDANGVQHVFVAMVNSEQAGNGRGRAVLEALVEWVARSGIAPALAAP comes from the coding sequence ATGTTCCGTCGGATCGCCCTCGCCACTGTCCTGGTTGCCGTCTTCGGCGGCGCCCATGCCCAGTTGCCGGCGCCGGTGGCGCAGGTGATGGCGCAGCAAGGTTTGCCGCAAGACGCACTCGGGGTACTGGTACTGAACGGCGACGCGGTGGTGCTGTCGCACCGGGCCGCCCAGCCGATGCAGCCGGCATCGACCATGAAGCTGGTGACCACGCTGGCCAGCCTGGAGCGCCTGGGCCCGGCCTTTCGCGGCCGCACCGAACTGCGCACCACGGGCGGCATCGACGGGGGCGTTTTGCGCGGCAACTTGATTCTGAAGGGCGGCGCCGATGCCGACCTGGCAGGCGACGACCTGGAGCACATGCTGCGCGCCCTGCACTACCAGGGCATCCGCCGCATCGAGGGCGACCTGGTGCTGGACCGCCAGCTGTTCCAGCCCGCGCGCATGGATGTCGGCGTCTCACCCTTCGACGAGTCGCCCGAGGCGTATTACAACGTGATTCCGGATGCGCTGCTGGTCAACAAGAACATGCTGCAGATCGACATGCGCTCGACCGGCAAGCGCTTGGCACTGGCAATGCAGCCGGCCCTGGACCGGGTGAGCATCGGCGCGGAGATGACGCTGGTCGATGCCGACTGCTCGGCATGGGAAGACGGCTGGAAGCTGCCGCAAGCGGTGCGCCAGAAAGATGGCCGCATCAAGGTCGTGCTGCACGGAACGTTCCCGAAAGACTGCGCCCGCAGCTACAGCATCAACGTGCTCGATCGCGACGATTACATCGACCGTCTGTTTCGCCAGAAATGGAAGGAACTGGGCGGCACATTCAGCGGCAAGGTGGTGGGCGGCGTAACCCCGCCAGGATCGACGCTGCTGGCCGAGCACACCTCGCGCATGCTGCCCGAACTGGTGCGCGACACCAACAAGCTCTCCGACAACCTGCTGGCACGCACCCTGTTTCTGAGCCTGGGCAGCCTGCTGCCGGATCCGGCGGCCGGTAGTTTTGCCATCCCCGCCAACGCCGCCAACGGCGAAACCACGGCGGCGCGCGCCGATGCCGCCGTGCGCGAATGGATGCGCGGCCACCGTGTCGACGATACCGGGTTCGTGATCGAGAATGGCTCGGGCCTGTCGCGCCTGGAGCGCATTACGGCGCAGCAGATGGCTACCCTGCTGCAGGCTGGCCTGCGCAGCACCTGGGCGCCCGAGTTCCAGGCCAGCATGCCGATCGCCGCCATCGACGGCACCTTGCGCCGCCGCCTGCACGGCAGCGCAGCCGCCGGCCGTGCACGCTTAAAGACCGGCACCCTGCGCAACGTCGTCGCGCTGGCCGGCTATGTACCCGATGCGAACGGGGTGCAGCACGTGTTCGTGGCGATGGTCAACAGCGAGCAGGCGGGCAACGGGCGCGGACGCGCGGTACTCGAAGCGCTGGTTGAATGGGTGGCAAGGTCGGGTATTGCGCCGGCGCTGGCGGCGCCGTGA